The Etheostoma spectabile isolate EspeVRDwgs_2016 chromosome 1, UIUC_Espe_1.0, whole genome shotgun sequence genome has a segment encoding these proteins:
- the cdh15 gene encoding cadherin-15: MAVQMLMVCVLGALLCQMWSSAEVEALYPWRNQSKGVVRVKRDWIIPPIRVLENSKQVPENLVQIKSDKIFTGEVIYKLEGPGVDQEPKNFFEIDDKTGVIRSKRPLDRERHNSFTLKAFALSPSGERLENPSTIEIVVLDQNDNRPAFTQSQFGGNVSEFSVPGTSVMSVSATDADDPMTENAFLSYSIIGQESIPANAVTKTMFGINNETGAIYTRDVGLDREVVKSFRLKLQVADMGGMGLTSEGLAIIHVSDINNHAPQFSPASYSMTAVENREDYEIGRVNVTDRDDRGTGNWEAKYFISNDPEGLFAISTDPATNEGVLTVVKPLDYEAQHEYTLILTVENLNPLSNKAPNLPVSTATVVVTVVNENEAPHFREDPIQIVVPESVVPGTLLKSNIAFDPDNSDLRYEISRDPERWLDINRVTGDITAKRTFNMQSPNVRNNIYNAVVKVTDAGGVSTTATVAITLKETNDFPPQLFPLSGTVCRDAGHRSSGLFVTAVDKDLPPHAAPFTFEMPDDLSINWTVIQVNDTHAVLXXXIELEAGEYVVMVFVSDSGNPVLSTYAQVNVTVCLCDSFGDCKSEAVAVLGSSVGIGFIALIIIMASIALLLLLLLLAVAVTSCGRRHRIKKGTGLLVGESEDDIRDNVFNYDEQGGGEEDENAFNIDLLWNPHDAPSTPGSYYPGSGVPRGKQPLRKDAPHNLPSPTYPRRPPADPTDIEDYINDGLEAADNDPNVPPYDTALIYDYEGEGSLAGSLSSIASGSSDEDQDYDYLNNWGPRFQKLANMYDPR; the protein is encoded by the exons ATGGCGGTACAGatgttgatggtgtgtgtgctgGGTGCTCTGCTTTGTCAG ATGTGGAGCTCTGCAGAAGTTGAGGCCCTTTACCCATGGAGAAATCAAAGCAAGGGAGTGGTCAGAGTGAAGAGGGACTGGATCATTCCTCCAATCAGAGTGCTGGAGAATAGCAAGCAGGTTCCCGAAAACCTTGTCCAG ATCAAATCGGACAAAATCTTCACAGGTGAGGTGATCTACAAGTTAGAGGGACCGGGGGTGGACCAGGAGCCCAAGAATTTCTTTGAGATTGATGATAAAACAGGAGTAATCAGGAGCAAGCGGCCgctggacagagagagacacaacagCTTCACG ctcaAAGCCTTTGCGCTGTCCCCCAGTGGAGAGAGACTAGAGAATCCGTCCACCATAGAGATAGTGGTGCTGGATCAGAACGACAACAGACCTGCCTTTACCCAGAGCCAGTTTGGTGGCAATGTCTCTGAGTTCTCAGTCCCAG GCACCTCAGTGATGTCCGTGTCAGCCACTGATGCAGATGACCCCATGACAGAAAACGCTTTTCTGAGTTACTCCATCATTGGCCAGGAGAGCATTCCTGCTAATGCTGTTACCAAGACTATGTTTGGTATCAACAATGAGACAGGAGCCATCTACACAAGAGATGTAGGCCTGGACCGAGAG GTGGTGAAAAGTTTCCGATTAAAACTGCAAGTTGCTGATATGGGGGGTATGGGACTAACAAGTGAGGGTCTGGCTATTATACATGTATCTGATATCAACAACCACGCCCCACAGTTCAGCCCTGCCTCG TACAGTATGACAGCAGTGGAGAACAGGGAGGACTATGAGATTGGGCGGGTGAATGTGACAGACAGAGATGATCGTGGAACAGGAAACTGGGAAGCCAAATACTTTATTTCCAACGACCCTGAAGGCCTCTTTGCCATCAGTACGGATCCTGCCACCAACGAGGGCGTTCTGACAGTGGTGAAG cCTCTGGATTATGAAGCACAGCATGAGTATACCCTGATTCTGACGGTGGAAAATCTCAATCCTCTGAGCAACAAGGCTCCCAACCTTCCAGTGAGCACCGCTACAGTGGTGGTGACTGTCGTGAACGAGAATGAAGCTCCTCATTTCAGGGAGGACCCCATACAGATAGTGGTCCCTGAGTCTGTAGTTCCTGGGACTTTACTGAAAAGCAACATTGCCTTCGACCCTGATAATTCTGACCTGAG GTATGAGATTAGTAGAGACCCTGAGAGGTGGCTGGACATCAACAGAGTTACAGGAGACATTACTGCCAAGAGAACCTTCAACATGCAATCACCAAATGTTAGAAACAATATCTACAATGCTGTAGTCAAGGTTACAG ATGCAGGTGGTGTGTCGACCACGGCCACAGTGGCCATCACACTGAAGGAGACCAATGACTTCCCCCCCCAGCTCTTCCCTCTGAGTGGCACAGTCTGTAGGGATGCAGGCCACAGGAGTTCTGGTCTGTTTGTGACTGCTGTGGATAAAGACCTTCCTCCGCACGCTGCACCCTTCACCTTTGAGATGCCTGACGATCTGTCAATCAACTGGACTGTTATTCAAGTCAATG ATACTCATGCTGTGCTNNNNNNNNNNATAGAGCTGGAGGCAGGAGAGTATGTGGTCATGGTGTTTGTGTCAGACTCTGGCAACCCAGTTCTGAGCACTTATGCTCAGGTCAATGTCACCGTGTGTCTCTGTGACTCCTTTGGAGATTGTAAGTCGGAGGCGGTTGCTGTCCTAGGCTCCAGTGTGGGAATCGGCTTCATCgctctcatcatcatcatggccAGTATTGCACTCCTACTGC TGCTGCTCCTCCTGGCTGTGGCCGTGACCTCCTGTGGGAGACGCCACCGCATCAAGAAAGGAACCGGTCTGCTTGTCGGGGAATCAGAAGATGACATCCGTGACAACGTTTTTAACTATGATGAGCAAGGCGggggtgaggaggatgag AATGCCTTTAACATTGACCTGCTGTGGAATCCCCATGATGCACCTTCAACCCCCGGGTCCTACTATCCTGGGTCTGGTGTTCCCCGAGGCAAGCAGCCCCTCAGGAAGGATGCCCCGCATAACCTGCCCTCACCTACCTACCCACGGAGGCCTCCAGCGGATCCCACTGACATTGAGGACTACATCAATGAT GGCCTGGAGGCTGCAGACAACGATCCTAACGTGCCTCCGTACGACACAGCCCTGATCTATGACTATGAGGGCGAGGGCTCACTGGCAGGCAGTCTCAGCTCCATTGCTTCAGGCAGCTCTGATGAAGACCAAGACTATGACTACCTCAACAACTGGGGACCACGCTTTCAAAAACTGGCCAACATGTATGACCCACGTTAA